A stretch of the ANME-2 cluster archaeon genome encodes the following:
- a CDS encoding ATP-binding protein, producing the protein MNFIGRIKELDILTERFNSNKAEFLLIYGRRRIGKTELVNKFISADHPGIILIGREESKKLQLDRYSRLLAEYFNDDLLRKQGLKDWDAFFEYIYQQAKKQRFILALDEFPYLVKDDKALPSILQDYWDTRLKDSGIYLIILGSSISMMERLMSYKAPLYGRRTGQIKLNALPFTDVAGYAGDMKRAVELYSVFGGTPAYITQTDPQRDVYWNIGRNILRFDSFIYRDIKFILLEELEEPRYYFSILESIASGNVTMGKIINYTGLARSLVGKYLNVLIDLGIIKREIPVTDSVRSKKGLYFLRDNAFAFWFRFIFPAEDMIDLGHGDVVLENIKIGMNPYLGRTFEDIAKEFLWLLNSGKAVPFTFSKLGSWWYRDKEIDIVTMDTGSNIFFCEVKWKDLSAAEALVIINRLKEKAGHVRWHNSDRTEYYGIIARRIKGNGKNKLIDAGYYAYDLNDFEKCMAK; encoded by the coding sequence ATGAATTTTATCGGCAGAATAAAAGAACTGGACATCCTTACAGAACGCTTCAATAGCAACAAAGCCGAATTCTTATTGATCTACGGCAGAAGACGTATCGGCAAGACCGAACTGGTAAATAAATTCATATCAGCAGACCATCCCGGCATTATCCTGATCGGCAGGGAAGAATCAAAGAAACTCCAGCTTGACCGATACTCAAGGCTGCTTGCAGAATATTTCAACGACGACCTGCTAAGAAAACAGGGTCTTAAGGACTGGGATGCTTTCTTTGAATATATCTACCAGCAGGCCAAAAAGCAGCGGTTCATACTGGCACTTGATGAGTTCCCATATCTGGTAAAGGACGACAAGGCGCTGCCTTCCATATTGCAGGATTATTGGGATACCAGACTCAAGGACAGCGGCATCTACCTGATCATCCTGGGCTCCAGCATCTCCATGATGGAAAGATTGATGTCATACAAAGCTCCACTCTATGGCAGGCGGACCGGCCAGATAAAACTCAATGCGCTGCCTTTTACAGATGTGGCAGGTTATGCAGGGGACATGAAACGCGCTGTAGAACTGTACAGTGTGTTCGGAGGCACACCTGCGTATATCACACAAACAGACCCCCAGCGCGACGTGTACTGGAATATAGGCCGTAACATATTGAGATTTGATTCGTTCATCTACAGGGATATCAAGTTCATTCTGCTTGAAGAACTTGAGGAGCCAAGGTATTATTTCTCAATCCTTGAGTCCATTGCCAGCGGTAATGTAACAATGGGTAAGATAATCAATTATACAGGACTTGCCCGCAGCCTTGTCGGAAAATATCTGAATGTACTGATCGATCTTGGAATAATCAAGAGGGAAATCCCTGTTACAGATTCGGTAAGATCTAAAAAAGGGTTGTATTTTCTCAGGGATAATGCATTTGCATTCTGGTTCAGGTTCATCTTCCCTGCCGAGGACATGATCGACCTCGGGCATGGAGATGTGGTGCTGGAAAATATTAAAATTGGGATGAATCCTTATCTTGGCAGGACATTTGAAGATATTGCAAAGGAATTCCTGTGGCTGTTGAACTCCGGGAAGGCTGTACCATTTACATTTTCAAAACTCGGGTCATGGTGGTATAGGGATAAAGAAATAGATATTGTAACTATGGATACAGGGTCCAATATCTTTTTTTGCGAAGTGAAATGGAAAGACCTGAGTGCAGCGGAGGCGCTGGTTATAATCAACAGGTTGAAAGAAAAAGCAGGACATGTCAGGTGGCATAATTCTGACAGAACAGAATATTATGGAATTATAGCCCGAAGAATAAAGGGAAATGGAAAGAATAAGCTTATTGACGCAGGTTATTATGCTTACGACCTGAATGATTTTGAAAAGTGTATGGCAAAATGA